From a single Nissabacter sp. SGAir0207 genomic region:
- a CDS encoding cellulose biosynthesis protein BcsO, producing the protein MNNYDDIKRFIEKTNLEGIDYKELSGQEKENPAQNWAILRQLSDTPAAPGGSQRTTQPPPVAAPAQEFATSGLLAALASQQPVAVAPPATPVPPPAAAPAAPEPATPAAPAAEPAYTQLFRQKRAPAPVGDARRDTLLQPLLEMIATCR; encoded by the coding sequence ATGAATAACTACGACGACATTAAAAGGTTCATCGAAAAAACCAACCTGGAAGGGATTGATTACAAGGAGCTTTCTGGCCAGGAGAAGGAGAACCCGGCACAGAACTGGGCCATCCTGCGCCAGCTTTCAGACACCCCGGCCGCACCGGGCGGCAGCCAGCGCACCACTCAGCCACCGCCGGTGGCAGCCCCGGCGCAGGAGTTCGCCACCTCCGGCCTGCTGGCGGCGCTGGCGTCCCAGCAACCTGTGGCCGTGGCCCCACCCGCCACACCCGTGCCGCCGCCTGCTGCCGCCCCGGCCGCGCCAGAGCCAGCCACGCCTGCCGCCCCGGCGGCTGAGCCAGCCTATACCCAGCTGTTCCGCCAGAAGCGTGCCCCTGCCCCAGTGGGCGACGCGCGCCGTGACACCCTGCTTCAACCCCTGTTAGAGATGATTGCAACATGCCGTTAG
- a CDS encoding dicarboxylate/amino acid:cation symporter, translating into MMKKLFKSLYFQVLTAITLGVLLGHFYPELGAQMKPLGDGFVKLIKMIIAPVIFCTVVTGIAGMESMKAVGRTGAIALLYFEIVSTLALIIGLVIVNVIQPGAGMNVDPAALDAKAVAVYAEQAQQQGIIPFLLDVIPSSVIGAFASGNILQVLLFAVLFGFALHHLGEKGQLMFNMIESFSKVIFGIINMIMRLAPIGAFGAMAFTIGKYGVGSLVQLGQLIICFYITCVLFVVVVLGLIARFAGFNIFRFISYIKEELLIVLGTSSSESALPRMLDKMERLGCKKSVVGLVIPTGYSFNLDGTSIYLTMAAVFIAQATNSHMDVWHQITLLVVLLLSSKGAAGVTGSGFIVLAATLSAVGHLPVAGLALILGIDRFMSEARALTNLIGNGVATVVVAKWVGQLDDKQLHATLHHKKPVSNSLSSS; encoded by the coding sequence ATTATGAAAAAGCTGTTTAAAAGCCTCTACTTCCAAGTGTTGACGGCGATCACACTTGGGGTGTTGCTCGGGCATTTCTACCCTGAACTCGGCGCGCAGATGAAGCCGCTGGGGGATGGCTTCGTCAAACTGATCAAAATGATTATCGCCCCGGTGATCTTCTGCACCGTGGTGACCGGCATCGCCGGGATGGAGAGCATGAAGGCCGTTGGCCGCACGGGCGCCATCGCCCTGCTCTATTTTGAGATTGTCTCGACTCTGGCACTGATCATCGGTCTGGTGATCGTCAACGTCATCCAGCCGGGGGCCGGCATGAACGTTGACCCCGCGGCGCTCGACGCCAAGGCGGTGGCGGTCTATGCCGAGCAGGCGCAGCAGCAGGGCATCATTCCCTTCCTGCTGGATGTCATCCCCTCCAGCGTGATTGGCGCGTTCGCCAGCGGCAACATCCTCCAGGTGCTGCTGTTCGCGGTGCTGTTTGGCTTCGCGCTGCACCATCTGGGCGAAAAGGGCCAGCTGATGTTCAACATGATCGAGAGCTTCTCGAAGGTCATTTTTGGCATCATCAACATGATCATGCGTCTGGCGCCGATCGGGGCGTTCGGGGCGATGGCCTTCACCATCGGCAAATATGGCGTCGGCTCGCTGGTGCAACTCGGCCAGCTGATCATCTGCTTCTACATTACCTGCGTGCTGTTCGTGGTGGTGGTGCTGGGGCTGATCGCCCGCTTCGCCGGTTTCAACATCTTCCGCTTTATCAGCTACATCAAGGAAGAGTTGCTGATTGTGCTCGGCACCTCCTCCTCGGAGTCGGCGCTGCCACGGATGCTCGACAAGATGGAGCGGCTGGGCTGCAAGAAGTCGGTGGTGGGGCTGGTTATCCCAACCGGGTACTCGTTTAACCTGGATGGCACCTCCATCTACCTGACGATGGCGGCGGTGTTTATCGCGCAGGCCACCAACTCGCACATGGACGTCTGGCACCAGATCACCCTGCTGGTGGTGCTGCTGCTGTCGTCGAAAGGGGCCGCTGGCGTAACCGGCAGTGGCTTTATCGTGCTGGCTGCCACCCTCTCCGCCGTCGGCCACCTGCCGGTCGCCGGATTGGCGCTGATTTTGGGCATCGACCGCTTTATGTCCGAGGCGCGCGCGCTGACCAACCTGATTGGCAATGGTGTGGCGACCGTGGTGGTGGCGAAGTGGGTCGGCCAGCTGGATGACAAGCAGCTGCACGCGACGCTGCACCACAAAAAGCCGGTTTCCAACAGCCTCTCCTCCTCCTGA
- the bcsB gene encoding cellulose biosynthesis cyclic di-GMP-binding regulatory protein BcsB, whose amino-acid sequence MRLNTLLRRSRPLFAAALGLLPLAHGQAEPAAPDFLSTLPRPVDTAPTALPTEMPAFTPPAAASAPAVPLVQGTASSLSVAEMGQQKGLTLGGGQLRSGILFTLPADQVITHAKLTLALKVSPALLARDTSLQLMLNGQPLGALPLAGDGSEAEYELDIPAAMVVSSNNLSFEVQDRNTMQCERDQSDKYWVTVLPQSRIQLEGQRLDIGRDLGHFPRPFFDPLQMTGSDVTLAFPATPQPQQVNAAALVASWLGMRADYRGIDFPVALGRLPEQNGIVFGKPGDQIGPLTLPAAEGASLQLIDNPINPLYKLLLVLGSDEQQLRQAAWRLVSAPLPAGQSTLAVTAATLPVHQPYDAPRWISTSQPVPLRTLVKESDALVANGIYHDSLHVAFRAAPDLFMWDGDTVPVQLGYRFPTESWIDEDRSQLNVSINGTFLRNLPVNKTGLLESAWRYLGGDTRQESTTLHLAPYLIYGDNQLSFYYAIAPKQDAPCSLLTSNNIKSRIDDDSYIDLTHTHHFSQLPNLSYYVGASFPFSRLADLSQTLLLLPATPSAAELRTLLGLMGRAGNATGVPVSRVQVAFGLPRDRAVLEDRDILAVATLGERAFTGALLTGTPFQQEEGALTVRQPGTLARLKAWASGDWFRKPMEADRYLSSTDAWRGFLSFPSLWSHNRVVVLATATNDQELLKLRGDLKSSAINAGVRGDLAVITDENGVRSFRVGPQVPVGQLPWYLMMVWYASQHIVLLSLVMVLFAAAIGLSLYVLLARHAAQRLAPYRGAASKDKKNDQP is encoded by the coding sequence ATGAGGCTGAACACCCTGTTGCGCCGCAGCCGCCCGCTGTTCGCCGCCGCGCTCGGCCTGTTGCCGCTCGCCCACGGGCAGGCGGAGCCAGCCGCGCCCGATTTTCTCTCCACCCTGCCGCGTCCGGTGGACACCGCGCCAACGGCGCTGCCCACCGAGATGCCCGCATTCACCCCGCCCGCTGCCGCCAGCGCGCCCGCCGTGCCGCTGGTGCAGGGCACGGCCAGCAGCCTGAGCGTCGCGGAGATGGGCCAGCAGAAGGGGCTGACGCTGGGCGGCGGCCAGTTGCGCTCCGGCATCCTCTTCACGCTGCCAGCGGATCAGGTGATCACCCATGCCAAGCTGACGCTGGCGCTGAAGGTCTCCCCTGCCCTGCTGGCGCGCGACACCAGCCTGCAACTGATGCTCAACGGCCAGCCGTTGGGCGCGCTCCCACTCGCCGGTGACGGCAGTGAGGCGGAGTATGAGCTGGATATCCCGGCGGCGATGGTGGTGTCGAGCAACAACCTGAGCTTTGAGGTGCAGGATCGCAACACCATGCAGTGCGAGCGCGACCAGTCCGACAAGTACTGGGTAACGGTGCTGCCGCAGAGCCGCATCCAGCTTGAGGGGCAGCGGCTGGACATTGGCCGCGACCTCGGCCACTTCCCGCGCCCGTTCTTCGACCCGTTGCAGATGACCGGCTCCGACGTGACCCTCGCCTTCCCCGCGACGCCGCAACCGCAGCAGGTCAACGCGGCGGCGCTGGTCGCCTCCTGGCTGGGGATGCGCGCCGATTACCGCGGCATCGACTTCCCGGTGGCGCTCGGCCGCCTGCCGGAGCAGAACGGCATCGTGTTTGGTAAACCGGGCGACCAGATTGGCCCGCTGACGCTGCCAGCCGCCGAGGGCGCGTCGCTGCAACTGATCGACAACCCGATCAACCCACTCTACAAACTGCTGCTGGTGCTGGGCAGTGATGAGCAGCAGTTGCGTCAGGCCGCCTGGCGGCTGGTGAGCGCGCCGCTGCCGGCTGGGCAGAGCACGCTGGCGGTCACGGCCGCGACGCTGCCGGTGCACCAGCCCTACGACGCGCCGCGCTGGATCAGTACCAGCCAGCCGGTGCCGCTGCGCACGCTGGTCAAGGAGAGCGACGCGCTGGTTGCCAACGGCATCTACCATGACAGCCTGCACGTGGCGTTCCGCGCCGCGCCCGATCTGTTCATGTGGGATGGCGACACCGTGCCGGTGCAGCTGGGTTACCGCTTCCCGACCGAGAGCTGGATTGACGAGGATCGCTCGCAGCTTAACGTCTCGATCAACGGCACCTTCCTGCGCAATCTGCCGGTCAACAAAACCGGCCTGCTGGAGAGCGCGTGGCGCTATCTGGGCGGCGATACCCGGCAGGAGAGCACCACCCTGCACCTCGCCCCCTACCTGATCTACGGCGACAACCAACTCTCCTTCTACTACGCGATTGCGCCGAAGCAGGACGCGCCGTGCAGCCTGCTGACCAGCAACAATATCAAGAGCCGCATTGATGACGACTCCTATATTGACCTGACGCACACGCACCACTTCTCGCAGCTGCCGAATCTCTCCTACTACGTCGGCGCGTCGTTCCCGTTCTCGCGGCTGGCGGATCTCTCGCAGACCCTGCTGCTGCTGCCAGCCACGCCGAGCGCGGCGGAGCTGCGCACGCTGCTGGGGCTGATGGGGCGCGCGGGCAATGCCACCGGGGTGCCGGTCAGCCGGGTGCAGGTGGCGTTTGGCCTGCCGCGTGACCGCGCGGTGCTGGAAGATCGCGACATTCTGGCGGTGGCGACGCTCGGCGAGCGGGCCTTCACCGGCGCGCTGCTCACCGGCACGCCGTTCCAACAGGAGGAGGGCGCGCTGACAGTGCGCCAGCCAGGGACGCTCGCGCGCCTGAAGGCGTGGGCCAGCGGCGACTGGTTCCGCAAGCCGATGGAGGCCGACCGCTACCTCTCCTCCACCGACGCGTGGCGTGGCTTCCTCAGCTTCCCCTCGCTCTGGTCACACAACCGGGTGGTGGTGCTGGCAACGGCCACCAACGATCAGGAGCTGCTGAAGCTGCGTGGGGATCTGAAGTCCTCCGCCATCAACGCCGGGGTGCGCGGCGATCTGGCCGTCATTACCGATGAGAATGGCGTGCGCAGCTTCCGCGTCGGCCCGCAGGTGCCGGTCGGCCAGCTGCCGTGGTATCTGATGATGGTCTGGTACGCCAGCCAACATATCGTGTTGCTGTCGCTGGTGATGGTGCTGTTCGCCGCCGCCATCGGCCTGAGTCTCTATGTGCTGCTGGCCCGCCATGCCGCCCAACGTCTGGCCCCGTATCGTGGCGCGGCCAGCAAGGATAAGAAGAATGACCAACCGTAA
- the bcsA gene encoding UDP-forming cellulose synthase catalytic subunit → MTKLVFSLLLLLLLPVALLVIVTPLDSDKQFIFGLVGIAMLFLLGFSKRTKISVIMVVMSVLMSTRYIYWRATETLHFNSTIEAVLGIGLFIAELYVWVILLLGYLQTTWPLKRTIEPLPADTSLWPTVDIYVPTYNESLDVVRDTVLAAQCIDYPKEKLKIYVLDDGKRDEFAVFAADAGVGYITRNDNRHAKAGNLNHAMTLTKGELICIFDCDHVATRAFLQATVGSFLKEPKLALLQTPHYFYSPDPFERNLSAARHIPNEGALFYGPVQQGNDNWNATFFCGSCAVIRRSALEEIGGFAVETVTEDAHTALKMQRLGWNSAFLALPLAAGLATERLGLHVIQRTRWARGMTQIFRVDNPLFGRGLTWQQRLCYLNAMLHFQYGLPRVIFLTAPMAYLLFNLNIIASSASLIFAYMLPHLVMSITVNSRMNGRYRYAFWGEIYETVMAFHLVIPTLLTMISPKHGKFNVTDKGGLLDNGFFDFHIVKPHLIAVALLGMGIVAGVVRVVAHGYFNVDPMVVALNIAWACFSVLILLAAIAVAKETRQVRKTIRIDVALPAIVHYASGISVRTTTVDMSMGGVKLLTPDERYQHDVIEEVELLLQSGAVCIPVSLINGDSEVLRLQFGAMPLSRRRELVRVVLARADAWISEPYPQDRPLRSLLGIVRCVVELFTHSRQARRAAAKKEAA, encoded by the coding sequence ATGACCAAACTCGTGTTCTCCCTGTTGCTGCTGTTGCTGCTGCCGGTCGCCCTGCTGGTGATCGTCACGCCGCTGGACAGCGACAAGCAATTTATCTTTGGGCTGGTGGGCATCGCCATGCTGTTCCTGCTCGGGTTCAGCAAGCGCACCAAAATCAGCGTCATTATGGTGGTGATGTCAGTACTGATGTCCACGCGCTACATCTATTGGCGCGCCACCGAAACCCTGCACTTCAACTCCACCATTGAGGCGGTGCTCGGCATCGGCCTGTTCATCGCGGAGCTGTATGTCTGGGTGATCCTGCTGCTCGGCTACCTGCAAACTACCTGGCCGCTCAAGCGCACCATTGAGCCGCTGCCAGCGGACACCTCGCTGTGGCCGACCGTCGATATCTATGTGCCGACCTACAACGAGAGCCTCGACGTGGTGCGCGACACCGTGCTGGCCGCGCAGTGCATTGACTACCCGAAAGAGAAGCTGAAGATCTACGTGCTGGATGACGGCAAACGTGACGAGTTCGCGGTGTTCGCCGCGGACGCGGGCGTCGGCTACATCACGCGTAATGACAACCGCCACGCCAAGGCCGGTAACCTCAACCACGCCATGACGCTGACCAAGGGCGAGCTGATCTGCATCTTCGACTGCGACCACGTTGCCACCCGCGCCTTCTTGCAGGCCACGGTCGGCAGCTTCCTGAAAGAGCCGAAGCTGGCGCTGCTGCAAACGCCGCACTACTTCTACTCGCCAGATCCGTTTGAGCGCAACCTGTCGGCGGCACGCCACATCCCCAACGAGGGCGCGCTGTTCTACGGCCCGGTGCAGCAGGGCAATGACAACTGGAACGCCACCTTCTTCTGCGGCTCCTGCGCGGTGATCCGCCGCTCGGCCCTGGAGGAGATTGGCGGCTTCGCGGTGGAGACGGTCACCGAAGACGCCCACACCGCGCTGAAGATGCAGCGTCTCGGCTGGAACTCCGCCTTTCTGGCGCTGCCGCTGGCCGCCGGGCTGGCGACCGAGCGCCTCGGCCTGCACGTTATCCAGCGTACCCGCTGGGCGCGCGGCATGACGCAGATCTTCCGCGTCGATAATCCGCTGTTTGGCCGTGGCCTGACCTGGCAACAGCGTCTCTGCTACCTCAACGCCATGCTGCACTTCCAGTATGGCCTGCCGCGCGTCATCTTCCTGACCGCGCCGATGGCCTATCTGCTGTTCAACCTGAACATCATCGCCTCGTCGGCGTCGTTGATCTTCGCCTACATGCTGCCGCATCTGGTGATGTCGATCACCGTCAACTCGCGCATGAACGGCCGCTACCGCTACGCCTTCTGGGGCGAGATCTATGAGACGGTGATGGCCTTCCACTTGGTGATCCCAACGCTGCTGACGATGATCTCGCCCAAGCACGGCAAGTTCAACGTGACCGACAAGGGCGGCCTGCTCGACAACGGCTTCTTCGACTTCCACATCGTCAAGCCGCACCTGATTGCGGTGGCGCTGCTGGGAATGGGCATCGTCGCTGGCGTGGTGCGCGTGGTGGCGCATGGCTACTTCAACGTTGACCCGATGGTGGTGGCGCTGAACATCGCCTGGGCCTGCTTCAGCGTGCTGATCCTGCTGGCGGCAATTGCGGTCGCCAAGGAGACGCGCCAGGTGCGCAAGACCATCCGCATCGACGTCGCCCTGCCAGCCATTGTGCACTACGCCAGCGGCATCTCCGTGCGCACCACCACGGTGGATATGTCGATGGGCGGCGTTAAGCTGCTGACGCCGGATGAGCGCTACCAGCATGACGTGATCGAGGAGGTGGAGCTGCTGCTGCAATCCGGCGCGGTCTGCATCCCGGTCAGCCTGATCAACGGCGACAGCGAGGTGCTCCGCCTGCAATTCGGCGCGATGCCGCTCTCCCGCCGCCGTGAACTGGTGCGCGTGGTACTGGCGCGCGCGGACGCGTGGATCAGCGAGCCGTACCCGCAGGATCGCCCGCTGCGCTCGCTGCTGGGCATTGTGCGCTGTGTGGTCGAGCTGTTTACCCACTCCCGACAGGCACGCCGTGCGGCCGCCAAGAAGGAGGCCGCATGA
- a CDS encoding pitrilysin family protein, translated as MQGTKIRLLVGGLLLAAASSSVQAEALQPDPAWQQGKLDNGFGWQMLATPQRPSDRIQLRLLVRAGSLVENAQQTGFAHLLPHLALIRSQSFSTPQLQSLWQQAIDSERPAPPAISSYDYTLYNLSLPNNRPELLKEALAWLADTTGALVTDTPTVQAALDTLQDPIATQPADAQDPWWRYRLKGSPLLAHDPGQRPDRPVSIEALTQFYRQWYTPDAMTLYVVGNVDSRALAEQIGKSFGGLTGKRETPPVLPTLSPLPPQAVTLIDSNLTQDRLSLVWDAPWHPIRDDRALSHYWRSDLAREALFMHLQQQLAGKAKAPALGFDCQVQYQRSQCAIRMDSPNGMLLNDLKALATELAKVRENGLSQEEYDALMAQKNDQLTKLFATYARTSTELLTEQRLRSQQNDVVDISPEQYQKLRQAFLSGMSLPLLNQELKQQLATDPTLVLMQPTGEPELGLAALQEAYSSVMQPAPAVVPSAEEAKAEATAP; from the coding sequence ATGCAGGGCACCAAAATTCGTCTCTTAGTTGGTGGGTTACTGCTGGCCGCCGCCAGCAGCAGCGTGCAGGCTGAAGCACTACAACCCGATCCTGCCTGGCAGCAGGGCAAACTCGACAACGGCTTTGGCTGGCAGATGCTCGCCACGCCGCAGCGTCCGAGCGACCGCATCCAGCTACGGCTGTTGGTGCGCGCCGGTTCGCTGGTGGAGAACGCCCAGCAAACCGGCTTTGCCCACCTGTTGCCACACCTGGCGCTAATTCGCAGCCAGAGCTTCAGCACGCCGCAACTTCAGTCGCTGTGGCAGCAGGCCATCGACAGCGAGCGGCCAGCACCCCCCGCCATCTCCTCATATGACTACACCCTGTATAACCTGAGCCTGCCGAACAACCGGCCAGAGCTGCTCAAAGAGGCGCTCGCCTGGCTGGCGGACACCACCGGCGCGCTGGTGACGGACACCCCGACGGTGCAGGCGGCGCTGGATACCCTGCAAGACCCGATCGCCACCCAGCCGGCAGATGCGCAAGACCCGTGGTGGCGCTATCGCCTGAAAGGCTCGCCGCTGCTGGCGCACGATCCGGGCCAGCGCCCTGACCGCCCGGTCAGCATTGAGGCGCTGACCCAGTTCTACCGCCAGTGGTACACGCCCGATGCCATGACCCTCTACGTGGTCGGCAACGTTGACAGCCGCGCGCTGGCGGAGCAGATCGGCAAGAGTTTCGGCGGCCTGACCGGCAAGCGTGAAACCCCGCCGGTGCTGCCCACCCTGTCACCCCTGCCGCCGCAGGCCGTGACCCTGATAGACAGCAACCTGACGCAGGATCGCCTCTCGCTGGTGTGGGATGCCCCGTGGCACCCGATCCGCGATGACCGCGCCCTGAGCCACTACTGGCGCAGCGATCTGGCGCGTGAGGCGCTCTTTATGCACCTGCAACAGCAGCTGGCTGGCAAGGCGAAAGCGCCAGCGTTGGGCTTTGATTGCCAGGTACAGTACCAGCGCAGCCAGTGCGCCATCCGCATGGACAGCCCGAACGGCATGTTGCTGAATGACCTGAAGGCGCTGGCGACCGAGCTGGCGAAGGTACGTGAGAACGGGCTGTCGCAGGAGGAGTATGACGCGCTGATGGCGCAGAAAAATGACCAGCTGACCAAGCTGTTCGCCACCTACGCCCGCACCAGCACTGAGCTGCTGACCGAGCAGCGCCTGCGCTCACAGCAAAATGATGTGGTGGACATCTCGCCGGAGCAGTACCAGAAGCTGCGTCAGGCGTTTCTCTCGGGCATGAGCCTGCCGCTGCTCAATCAGGAGCTGAAGCAGCAGCTGGCGACCGATCCGACGCTGGTGCTGATGCAGCCCACCGGCGAACCGGAGCTGGGGCTGGCGGCGTTGCAGGAGGCTTACAGCAGCGTGATGCAGCCCGCGCCAGCGGTGGTGCCCTCCGCTGAAGAGGCGAAGGCTGAGGCCACCGCCCCCTGA
- the bcsQ gene encoding cellulose biosynthesis protein BcsQ — protein sequence MPLVCVCSPKGGVGKTTLTANLAYALARSGTKVLVIDFDVQNALRLHFGVPVTDGRGFVAESATSADWSQFILKAGSNTFVLPYGEVEEAQREAFEQRLAQDPGFLARGLNTVLNYPGLVILADFPPGPSAALKAMKALADLHVVVMLADTASLSLLPQIESHRLIGAPLNNRHGQHVVVNQIDMRRTLSRDVTQFLEQRLGDRLLGTVHRDECVPEANASQRAIMDFSPVSAAAFDIELISKKIAALLDIKVGDGEFQPAITPTPY from the coding sequence ATGCCGTTAGTCTGTGTCTGCTCGCCCAAGGGCGGCGTTGGTAAAACCACCCTGACCGCCAACCTGGCCTATGCGCTGGCACGCAGCGGCACCAAGGTGCTGGTGATTGATTTTGACGTGCAGAACGCCCTGCGGCTGCACTTCGGCGTACCGGTGACCGACGGGCGCGGCTTTGTCGCCGAATCCGCCACCTCGGCGGACTGGAGCCAGTTCATCCTGAAAGCTGGCTCCAACACCTTTGTGCTGCCCTATGGCGAGGTGGAGGAGGCGCAGCGCGAGGCCTTTGAACAGCGCCTCGCCCAGGATCCGGGCTTTTTGGCGCGCGGCCTGAACACGGTGCTCAACTACCCTGGGCTGGTGATCCTGGCGGACTTTCCGCCCGGCCCGAGCGCCGCGCTGAAAGCGATGAAAGCGCTGGCTGACCTGCACGTGGTGGTGATGCTGGCGGATACCGCCTCGCTGTCGCTGCTGCCGCAGATTGAGTCCCACCGCCTGATTGGCGCGCCGCTCAACAACCGCCACGGCCAGCATGTGGTGGTCAACCAGATTGACATGCGCCGCACCCTGAGCCGTGACGTGACCCAGTTCCTGGAGCAGCGGCTGGGCGACCGTTTGCTCGGCACCGTGCACCGTGATGAGTGCGTGCCAGAAGCCAACGCCTCGCAGCGCGCCATCATGGACTTCAGCCCGGTGTCGGCCGCCGCCTTTGACATTGAGCTGATCAGCAAAAAAATTGCCGCCCTGCTCGACATCAAGGTGGGCGATGGGGAGTTCCAGCCCGCCATCACCCCTACCCCCTACTGA
- the hmsP gene encoding biofilm formation regulator HmsP codes for MRVRRSLTIKQMAAVSGVAVVTLCIFITIQLFHLVQQRREDYAQQLEQVAHAIRQPLAEAVLNVDLPQARGLLNTFRPLGIVTRADVVLPNNIQVLHGDFPAERPVPALIANVFSLPVRISVPLYTLERMPAHPKPLAYLVLQADSFRLYQQIRSIMITLLATFLLMALVLSVAVSWCMNRLMVHPLRRIARELEALDETQILHHQLPVPPLHKDDELGMLTRHYNRNQQTLARRFTNNPREWPRHPVTALPNDALFTELLAQYLRFRPHPPRFNVLLVGVETLQEVAGVLSEAQRNAMLRTLVERLHSELTDNDELGQFGPTEFSILARDTERPFQAMRLARRIMAALNAPLTEGELTVRPVASIGIAHYSGETALSAETLVLNARSALVSAHHQGKNQILFFEPELTRKTQQRLSQESDILQALEHNEFVLFLQPQIDLNTGCIAGAEALLRRQMPDGSFSLDADFIPFAEEIGLIVPLGYWVLEQGCRILADWQREGIELPLSVNLSGVQIQHRNFLLELKTLLSRYKIKPGTLVLEITETARIDDLDRALKLLAELHQSGVTVALDDFGMGYSSLEYLDRLRCLPVDIIKIDRSFTGSLPEDDVMVRIVNSIAHAMNISVIAEGVETPAQFLWLKENQVPVGQGYLFARPMPRNAFEMLLRRHPPYVFQPEDPDLPDASGHA; via the coding sequence TTGCGGGTCAGGCGTTCATTGACGATTAAACAGATGGCGGCCGTGTCAGGCGTGGCGGTGGTCACCCTGTGCATTTTTATCACCATCCAGCTCTTCCACCTGGTGCAGCAGCGCCGGGAGGATTACGCCCAGCAGCTGGAGCAGGTGGCGCACGCCATTCGCCAGCCGCTGGCGGAGGCGGTGCTCAACGTAGACCTGCCGCAGGCGCGCGGGCTGCTCAACACCTTCCGCCCCCTTGGCATCGTGACCCGCGCGGACGTGGTGCTGCCGAACAATATCCAGGTGCTGCATGGCGACTTCCCGGCGGAGCGGCCGGTGCCAGCGCTGATCGCCAACGTCTTCTCACTGCCGGTGCGCATCAGCGTGCCGCTCTATACGCTGGAGCGGATGCCCGCCCACCCCAAGCCGCTGGCCTATCTGGTGTTGCAGGCGGACTCCTTCCGCCTCTACCAGCAGATCCGCAGCATCATGATCACCCTGCTCGCCACCTTCCTGCTGATGGCGCTGGTGCTGTCGGTGGCGGTGAGCTGGTGCATGAACCGGCTGATGGTGCACCCGCTGCGCCGCATCGCGCGGGAGCTGGAGGCGCTGGATGAGACGCAGATTTTGCACCACCAGCTGCCGGTGCCGCCGCTGCACAAGGATGATGAGCTGGGGATGCTGACGCGCCACTACAACCGCAACCAACAGACGCTGGCCCGCCGCTTCACCAACAACCCGCGCGAGTGGCCGCGCCACCCGGTGACGGCGCTGCCCAATGACGCACTGTTTACCGAGCTGCTGGCGCAATACCTGCGTTTCCGGCCGCATCCGCCGCGCTTCAATGTGCTGCTGGTGGGGGTGGAGACGCTGCAGGAGGTGGCCGGTGTGCTCAGCGAGGCGCAGCGCAACGCGATGCTGCGCACGCTGGTGGAGCGCCTCCACAGCGAGCTGACGGACAATGACGAGCTGGGGCAGTTTGGGCCGACCGAGTTCAGCATTCTGGCGCGTGACACCGAGCGCCCGTTTCAGGCGATGCGGCTGGCGCGGCGCATCATGGCCGCGCTCAACGCCCCGCTGACCGAGGGGGAGCTGACGGTGCGGCCGGTGGCCAGCATTGGTATCGCCCACTACAGCGGCGAAACCGCGCTGAGCGCCGAGACGCTGGTGCTCAACGCCCGCTCCGCGCTGGTCTCCGCCCACCATCAAGGCAAAAACCAGATCCTGTTCTTCGAGCCGGAATTGACGCGTAAGACCCAGCAGCGGCTGAGTCAGGAGAGCGACATCTTGCAGGCGCTGGAGCACAACGAGTTTGTGCTGTTCCTCCAGCCGCAAATTGACCTGAATACCGGCTGCATCGCCGGGGCGGAGGCGCTGTTGCGCCGCCAGATGCCGGATGGCAGTTTCAGTCTGGACGCCGACTTCATCCCGTTTGCCGAGGAGATTGGCCTGATTGTGCCGCTCGGCTACTGGGTGCTGGAGCAGGGCTGCCGCATTCTGGCGGACTGGCAGCGCGAGGGGATTGAACTGCCGCTCTCGGTCAACCTCTCCGGCGTGCAGATCCAGCACCGCAACTTCCTGCTGGAGCTGAAAACCTTGCTCAGCCGCTACAAGATCAAGCCCGGCACGCTGGTGCTGGAGATCACCGAAACCGCGCGCATCGACGACCTGGATCGCGCGCTGAAGCTGCTCGCCGAACTGCACCAATCTGGCGTCACCGTGGCGCTGGACGATTTTGGCATGGGCTACTCCAGCCTGGAGTATCTGGATCGCCTGCGCTGCCTGCCGGTGGACATCATTAAGATTGACCGCAGCTTCACCGGCAGCCTGCCGGAGGATGACGTGATGGTGCGCATCGTTAACTCCATCGCCCACGCCATGAACATCAGCGTGATTGCCGAGGGCGTCGAGACGCCCGCCCAGTTCCTCTGGCTGAAGGAGAATCAGGTGCCGGTGGGGCAGGGTTACCTGTTTGCCCGCCCGATGCCGCGCAACGCCTTTGAGATGCTGTTGCGCCGTCATCCCCCCTACGTTTTCCAGCCAGAAGACCCCGACCTGCCTGACGCCAGCGGGCACGCCTGA